The following are encoded together in the Kribbella sp. CA-293567 genome:
- a CDS encoding magnesium and cobalt transport protein CorA encodes MTGRKWDMGATRRVGRVFARRSPGGPAPLDLVGSGKLDGALIDWAYYRDGRRDTRSGSYVDALTRARRGDGFVWIGLFEPSVQQLAVIGSEFGLHKLALEDAAEAHQRPKLERYDGILFAVLKTVRYVPHGDLTATSEVVESGEVMVFCGPGFVITVRHGDHGELTGLRQRLEQEPERLAAGPGAVLHAITDHVVDSYLAVAGAVQSDIDLIEIEMFSPRGWRNIDRVYQLKREVLELKRAVAPLTGPMRALSTLRHPLIGDDIRNYFRDVDDHLLRVKEQVVSFDELLSSILQAGLAQVQVSENDDMRRISAWVAILAVPTLIAGVYGMNFDNMPETTWKYGYYAVLALMLTACTVLYRLFKRNRWL; translated from the coding sequence ATGACCGGGCGGAAGTGGGACATGGGCGCGACACGCCGGGTAGGACGTGTCTTCGCCAGGCGTTCCCCGGGCGGTCCCGCACCGCTGGATCTGGTCGGCAGCGGCAAGCTGGACGGCGCGCTGATCGACTGGGCGTACTACCGCGACGGCCGCCGCGACACCCGCTCCGGTTCGTACGTGGACGCGCTCACCCGGGCGCGGCGCGGGGACGGCTTCGTCTGGATCGGCCTGTTCGAGCCGAGCGTGCAGCAGCTGGCCGTGATCGGCAGCGAGTTCGGGCTGCACAAGCTGGCTCTGGAGGACGCCGCCGAGGCGCATCAGCGGCCGAAGCTCGAGCGGTACGACGGGATCCTGTTCGCGGTACTGAAGACGGTGCGGTACGTCCCGCACGGCGATCTCACCGCCACCAGTGAGGTGGTGGAGTCGGGTGAGGTGATGGTGTTCTGCGGTCCGGGCTTCGTGATCACCGTGCGGCACGGGGACCACGGCGAGCTGACCGGACTGCGGCAGCGGCTGGAGCAGGAGCCGGAACGGCTGGCCGCCGGTCCCGGCGCGGTCCTGCACGCGATCACCGACCATGTGGTCGACAGCTACCTGGCCGTCGCGGGCGCGGTGCAGTCCGATATCGACCTGATCGAGATCGAGATGTTCAGCCCGCGCGGCTGGCGCAACATCGACCGGGTCTATCAGCTCAAACGCGAGGTGCTGGAGCTGAAGCGGGCCGTGGCGCCGCTGACCGGTCCGATGCGCGCGCTGTCGACGCTGCGGCACCCGTTGATCGGCGACGACATCCGGAACTACTTCCGCGACGTCGACGACCACCTGCTGCGGGTGAAGGAGCAGGTGGTCTCGTTCGACGAGCTGCTCAGCTCGATCCTGCAGGCCGGGCTGGCCCAGGTGCAGGTCTCGGAGAACGACGACATGCGCCGGATCTCGGCCTGGGTCGCGATCCTCGCCGTACCGACCCTGATCGCCGGTGTCTACGGGATGAACTTCGACAACATGCCCGAGACCACCTGGAAGTACGGGTACTACGCCGTGCTGGCGCTGATGCTGACCGCTTGCACGGTGCTCTACCGGCTGTTCAAGCGGAACCGCTGGCTGTGA
- a CDS encoding general stress protein has protein sequence MTTQGMGSIDPRPTGLTIGTYDTYREAQRAVDYLSDEKFPVEHTTIVGNNLRQVEKITGRLTWGRAVVAGLASGAWFGLFVGVLLGLFASDGGWLAALVTGVVLGAIFGMAFAAIGYAQSAGRRDFTSRTAVVATTYDVLCDFKFAEEARNHLAKLALKGEVAPRLPEQSN, from the coding sequence ATGACCACGCAGGGCATGGGTTCGATAGACCCCCGGCCGACCGGCCTGACGATCGGGACCTACGACACCTACCGGGAGGCGCAGCGAGCGGTCGACTACCTCTCGGACGAGAAGTTCCCGGTCGAGCACACCACCATCGTCGGCAACAACCTGCGCCAGGTGGAGAAGATCACCGGCCGGCTGACCTGGGGCCGGGCGGTCGTCGCCGGGCTGGCCAGCGGCGCCTGGTTCGGGCTGTTCGTGGGGGTGCTGCTCGGGTTGTTCGCCAGCGACGGCGGTTGGCTGGCCGCTCTCGTCACCGGTGTGGTGCTGGGTGCCATCTTCGGGATGGCGTTCGCGGCGATCGGCTACGCGCAGTCGGCCGGCCGTCGCGACTTCACCTCGCGGACCGCGGTGGTGGCGACGACGTACGACGTGCTGTGCGACTTCAAGTTCGCCGAAGAGGCACGCAACCACCTGGCCAAGCTGGCGCTCA
- a CDS encoding ArsR/SmtB family transcription factor, with product MLRIHFTPRDLARTTVSTRPAASWEILLSLHMLQQSEGRLIFEDWRRSIRAKVAPDQMRLLLELTPPKGYSPDFLTPAASAPDFETALELVLATPRQELRGQLELLAKYRPVSPWTRELAQGDRSSLDRLGRAIRSYHDAAIAPYWKSIGTHISADHAHRGDALARHGVDRLLSTLHPRVRWVAPVLQVLDMHDRDLYLDGRGIELQPSAFCWRVPTKLRDPELKPILVYPIQHAPGILRSTSAQATDSSDVLGSLLGSTRAAALEAAVTGCTTTELARRCKISPAAASHQATVLREAGLITTRRVGASVLHEVTQLGIWLLSGHGSGNQRATGARPAVPAH from the coding sequence GTGCTTCGCATCCACTTCACTCCACGCGATCTCGCGCGAACGACCGTCTCGACCAGGCCGGCGGCGTCCTGGGAGATCCTGCTCAGCCTGCACATGCTGCAGCAGTCCGAGGGCCGGCTGATCTTCGAGGACTGGCGGCGCTCGATCCGGGCCAAGGTGGCGCCGGACCAGATGCGGCTGCTGCTCGAGCTGACGCCGCCGAAGGGCTACTCCCCCGACTTCCTCACCCCGGCTGCGTCGGCGCCGGACTTCGAGACCGCGCTGGAACTGGTGCTGGCGACACCTCGCCAGGAGCTGCGCGGCCAGCTGGAACTGCTGGCGAAGTACCGGCCGGTCTCGCCGTGGACTCGGGAGCTCGCGCAGGGCGACCGGAGCTCGCTGGACCGGCTCGGCCGCGCCATCCGGTCCTACCACGACGCCGCGATCGCGCCGTACTGGAAGTCGATCGGCACTCACATCTCCGCCGACCACGCGCACCGCGGCGACGCGCTGGCCAGGCACGGCGTGGATCGGCTGCTGTCGACGCTGCATCCGCGGGTCCGGTGGGTGGCGCCGGTGCTGCAGGTGCTGGACATGCACGACCGCGATCTCTACCTCGACGGGCGCGGCATCGAGCTGCAGCCGTCGGCCTTCTGCTGGCGGGTGCCGACCAAGCTGCGCGACCCGGAACTCAAGCCGATCCTGGTGTATCCGATCCAGCACGCGCCGGGCATCCTGCGCTCGACGTCGGCCCAAGCCACCGACTCCTCGGACGTCCTCGGTTCCCTGCTCGGTTCGACCAGGGCGGCGGCCCTGGAAGCCGCGGTGACCGGCTGTACGACGACCGAGCTGGCCCGCCGCTGCAAGATCTCCCCGGCGGCGGCCAGCCACCAGGCGACCGTGCTGCGCGAGGCCGGGCTGATCACCACGCGCCGGGTGGGCGCGTCGGTGCTGCACGAGGTCACGCAGCTCGGGATCTGGCTGTTGTCCGGCCACGGTTCCGGCAACCAGCGCGCGACCGGCGCGCGACCCGCCGTACCGGCGCACTGA